The Thermocrinis ruber genomic sequence CGGTGGTGTGTATGCCCAACACACAGCCAGCCATAGATAGCCCGGAGGTTGCCCAGTATGTAATACAAAGGGCAAGGGAGGTGGGGTTATGCGAAGTCCTGCCCGCCGGCGCCTTAACCAAGGGAAGGCAGGGAAAAGAACTGACGGACTTTTTTGCCCTAAAGAACGCAGGCTGTGTGGCACTGACCGATGACGGCTCTCCCCTGATGGACTCAAGGCTCATGGAAAAAGCCCTGAGGTTGGCAAGACAGCTTGGGCTTTTTGTGATGAACCACTGCGAGGACGATGGCTTGGCAAGAGGGCACATAAATGAAGGGTATGTTAGCTCTTTGCTCGGCATTGCCCACAGAAGTCCAAGCGCTGAGGATGTTTTGGTAGCAAGGGACTGTATCCTTTCCTATCATACCAAAGGAAGAATACACATCCAACACCTCTCTTCCAAGCTTTCTGTAGAGATAATAAGGTTCTTTAAGGAAAAATCCGCACCCATATCCTGCGAAGTCAACCCCTACCATCTGTTCTTTGAGGAGGATGAGCTTTTAAAAAGCGGTGCCAACGCCAAGGTTAATCCACCTTTGAGAAGGGAGGAAGATATACAGGCCCTTTTGGAGGGCATAAAGGACCGCACTATAGATTGCATAGCCACAGACCACGCACCACACGCCAAAAAGGAAAAGGGTCTGTTGGAAAGCGCTATGCCTGGTATGATTGGTTTGCAGACTGCATTACCTATGGCTTTAGAGTTGGTAAGAAGGGGGATCATAGACCTAAAAAGAATGGTGGAACTGCTTTCCATAAACCCTGCTAAGCTGTTGGGAGTGGAAAGAGGCATAAAGGTAGGTGCCCTTGCTAACCTGGTGCTTTTTAATCCGGACCAAGAATGGGTCCTCAACGAGGAAACGAACCTCTCCAAATCCCAGAACACACCCCTCTGGGGAAAAACCCTCAAAGGGCGGGTAGTTATGACCATTAAGGATGGTAAAATAGTCTATAAAAGTGGTGCGTAAAATTGGATTAATTCTGGCTATCTTTTTTGGTGTTCCCTTTCTTGTGCTTTTCGTCATCCTGTTAGCCTTATACAACGGCTTACCTTCACCTAAGGCATTAAAAGACTGGAAACCCCCAGAGGCAACGGTCATATACGACTACAAAGGAAGACCCTTTGGAGACATAGCCC encodes the following:
- a CDS encoding dihydroorotase, yielding MKPLLIKGSRLIDPSQDLDTVGDLLIEDGKIKAVGNNLNFPYAEIIDGRGLILCPSFVDVHVHLRDPGQTYKEDIESGSKCAVAGGFTTVVCMPNTQPAIDSPEVAQYVIQRAREVGLCEVLPAGALTKGRQGKELTDFFALKNAGCVALTDDGSPLMDSRLMEKALRLARQLGLFVMNHCEDDGLARGHINEGYVSSLLGIAHRSPSAEDVLVARDCILSYHTKGRIHIQHLSSKLSVEIIRFFKEKSAPISCEVNPYHLFFEEDELLKSGANAKVNPPLRREEDIQALLEGIKDRTIDCIATDHAPHAKKEKGLLESAMPGMIGLQTALPMALELVRRGIIDLKRMVELLSINPAKLLGVERGIKVGALANLVLFNPDQEWVLNEETNLSKSQNTPLWGKTLKGRVVMTIKDGKIVYKSGA